The window CACCGGTCAGCGGAACGCCGTCCACCGTGATGGGCGTGTAGGTCCCGGCCTTGAGCTCGACGTTCTGGTCGTTGGCCTTGACCGCGGCGGCGGTAGCAGTGTCGGTGATCGAATCGACATCGACGAACTCGAGTCGGCCCGTCTCACCAAGTACCTTGAGAGCTGCATCAGGGTCGCTGATGCCGGGGATCTGGATGAGGAGCGAATCGTTGCCCTGACGCTGCACGGTGGCTTCCTTGACGCCAAGCCCGTCGACCCGATTGATGACGATGAGTTCAGCCCGATCCATGACCGCCGTCGTCACCGGGGTATCAGAGGTCTCCTGCGCGGTGAGAATGACCGCGAGTCCTCCCTGGATGTCCAGGCCCTTGGTGATTCGCTCTCCCGGAGGCCATAGCATGGCCCACGAGGCGATCATCAAGACCACGGTCACCACGATCAACAGCACATTCTGTTGCTTCTGGTCCATGCTCCTACCTTCCGTACTTGCGCGTATCCTGAGCCCCATCCGGGGCGTGGTTCCTAGTGGTCAGCTGCGGGCGCGTCGGCGGACGTGTCAGACGGGGCTTCTTCGGCGAGTTGAGCCGGCGCCTCGTCGGCATCGTGCTCACCGGTCGTCGCGTCGTCACCGGTCGACGAGCCAGTTTCGTCTTCCGACAGCACTCGTCCAACCGCCTGACGTGCGATTTCGAGCTCAGTGCCATCGACGACGCGTACTCGAAGCCTCTCGCCGGTCTCTACCACGATGGCGTAGATGCCGCCGATCGTCACGATCTCGTCGCCCACGGACAACGCATCAAGCATCTGGCGCTGCTGCTTGGCCCTCTTCTGCTGCGGTCGCAAGACGAGCAGGTAGAACACGGCGACCATCCCGATGATGAACAGCAGTTGGCTGTTTTGTCCCATGTTCGCCGGGCCTTTCCATCTCGATTACAGCCGCATACCGACCGCGCCCATCGGGCACAGTCGGCGTCCCATAATACCCGCCCCTCACGCGATGCGGAAGAAGCTCTTTCGGCGACCTGACGCGATTCGCTCCGCGACCACGCGTCAGAAGTCGTCGGCGGCGGGCGAATCCCTCCACCGGGCGAGGAACTCCCCGTACTCGCCCTGCACGATCGATGCTCGTGCCCGCCTCGTCAGCTCGATCAGGTAGTGAAGGTTGTGGATGCTGAGCAGAGTGGACCCGAGCATCTCTTTGGTGTTGACCAGATGCCGCAGGTACGCCCTCGTGTACTTCGAGCACGTGGAGCAGGAGCACTCCGCGTCGAGCGGGCCGAAGTCACGCGTGAAGCGCGCATTGCGCATGTTGAGCCTGCCCTCGCTTGAGAAGGCCGTCCCAAGCCGCGCAGTGCGGGTCGGAAGCACGCAGTCGAACAGGTCGACCCCCAGACCGATCGCCTCGAGCATGGTGGTCGGATTGCCGACGCCCATGAGGTATCGGGGCCGGTCGGCGGGCAAGGCGTCGCAGACGGGTGCGAGCGACTCCAGCATCAGATCGTGTGGCTCCCCGACTGAGTAGCCTCCGATGCCGTAACCGGGGAAACCGATCTCGGCGAGCATCTCGACGCTGCGGAGCCGCAAGTCCGTGTGCACGCCGCCCTGAACGATACCGAAAAGGGCCTGATCCTCACGCGCGTGCGCGGAGCGGCACCGCTGCGCCCATGCCGCGCTTCGCATGACAGCCGTCTCAACGAGCTCACGCTCAGCCGGATACGGCGGGCACTGGTCGAGCTGCATGATGATGTCGGCGCCGAGGTTCTGCTGAATCCGCATGTTGTCTTCCGGCGTCCAAGAGTGCCACGAGCCATCGACGATGGATCGAAAACGCACGCCCTCATCGGTGAGCTTCAGTGTGTCGGCCAGACTGAATATCTGAAAGCCCCCCGAATCCGTGAGAATCGGACGCTCCCAGTTCATGAACGAGTGCAGCCCACCGGCTTCAGCGATGAGCTCGTCGCCCGGCCGCAGAAAGAGGTGGTACGTATTGGCGAGAACGACGTGCGCCCCCACGGCTTCGAGCTGATCCGGGGTGACACCCTTCACGCTCGCCCGCGTGCCGACCGGCATGAAGAGCGGAGTGGGTATCTCGCCGTGCGCGGTCGCGAAACTGCCCGCGCGTGCTGCGGTGCTCGTATCACGCGCGATGAGTTCGAGATCGAAGATGGCCATGGCGGCGATTGTACACGCGGGGCCGATCGTTCGCGCTAGACTTGAGTATGCGAGAACCATCCTGCAGCACGAGGCGTCCAATGGAGCGAAATGGACCACGATCACGCCGAGGATGCCCCACTGGTCGCGGCGGCACGTAGCGGCGACCTCGACGCATTCGAGACGCTGGTGAAGCGTCATACGCGGGCCGTCTACGCGCATGCGCTGCGCTTCTTCGGCGACCCGACGTCTGCAGATGACGTCACGCAGGAGGTGTTCATCAAGGTGTACCGATCGCTCGCCACGTTCGACGAGCGCTCTCGCTTCTCGACCTGGCTGTACCGGGTGACCCGCAACGCATGTCTCGACGAAGTGCGTGCTGGGCGGCGCAGGCCGGTACCGGTGGACCCCTTCGACGCGCCCGCTGTCGATGGCGGCTTTGAAGACAAGGTGGTTCTGAGCGCGGCGGTGGAACACGCGATGCGCAGTCTTGCGCCCGAGGACCGTGATGCACTCTCGGCTGTCGCCCTCTTCGAGCTGAGCTACGCCGAAGCGGCTGAGTCGCTCGGCGTGCCGGTCGGCACCGTCAAATCGCGGGTCTTTCGCGCGCGCAAGTCCCTTGCCGCAACACTCGAACTCACGCGGGGAGGTAGCGCATGATGGAGTGTTTGGAGGCCCAGCAGATCGTGTCCGAGGCGCTGGATTCTGAGTGGACCGACACCGGATCACTCGAACGCGCCAAGGACCACTGCCGCGGCTGCTTGGAATGCGCCGCCTACGTGCGGGCTCTCGTGGAGGTCAGAAGCGCGCCCACGCCTGAGCCGCCCGCGGACCTCGCCGACCGGATCATGACCACCGTGCGCCTGCAAGCCGCCCGCGCCGATCTGCCCGCGGACGTGGTGCCGTTTCCCGCGGGGCTCCCCGACCGGACCCCCGCTTCTGACGGTGCGGCGCTCTGGGCGCGACTGTCCGACCCGCGTCACCGCAAAGCGGTCGTCGCTTGGACGACAGCGGCAGCGATGATCTTCGTCGCCGCCGGGTTCGGCGCCGTCGCCGGCATGCGGAGCATCATGGCTGAGCCCTCTACCGACGGCATCACGGTTCTCGAGTCCACCTACGATGCCGGATACGACGACCAGAAGGATCAGTCTGCGGCAGGAACCGCTGCGACCTCACCCACTGCCGACGCCGTCCCAGGCGTGCCGCAGGCCGTTGGATCCGTCAGCACGGGATTCATCGTGGTGGACGGTGTGGTCTATCGGTCGACCGGCGTCGACTCCTCGGTGACACGCGGCTCGCTGACTCAGCAGGGCTCCGCGCGCACGGCACTCGACACCGGCAGGTCCGCCACGAGCCGCACGCTCTTCGGAGCAGGCGAACCCTCGCGACTCTTCATCCAGCTGGAAGATCAGTCGATGCTTGGATTCGATCGGGTCACGACCACGTTCCAGGGGCGGACGTATGTCCTGCGCAGCGGTCCCATCACGGCTTTCGGTGAGCGCGTGACACTCCCCAGCGGCATAACCGAACCCTCATCGTCCGATGGCAGCCCGACCTTCAAGCTCTTCGACGAGGAGATACAGCCCCCCGTGTACGTTCGCACGGCGGGCTCTGCAACCGAAGGCATAGCGCTACCCCCGAACACACAGCCCGATCTGGGCGACGCCTGGACCTGGTGGACGCCCGCCACTGAGTAGGGCCGACCTCGTCAGACGATAAGCATCGCATCGCCGAAGCTCAAGAACCGGTACCGCCGCTCGATCGCTTCTGCGTAGGACCGCATCAGAAGCTCACGCCCGGCGAAGGCGCTCACCATCATGAGCAACGTGGATCGCGGCACGTGGAAGTTCGTCACGATCGCATCGGTGGCATGGAACCGATAGCCCGGCATGATGAAGAGGCTGGTTGACCCATCCACCGCACTCGTCACCGAGTTCTCGGTCGTGGCGCTCTCAAGCGCGCGGACACTCGTCGTCCCCACCGCGATGATGCGCCCGCCTCGCGAGCGCGCCCTCTCGACGGCCGCTGCCGTCTCTACCGAGACCCGGTAGTGCTCCGAGTGGATCTGATGGTCGCGCGGGTCCTCCTCGACCACCGGTCGGAAGGTGTCAAGCCCTACATCGAGCTCGACCGTGGCAATCTCGGCGCCTGCCTCACGACACCGCTCGAGAAGAGCGGGCGTGAAGTGAAGGCCGGCCGTGGGCGCCGCTGCGCTTCGTTCACCCCGAGCGAATACCGTCTGGTACGACTCGGGGTCCGCGAGCGGCTTCGTTATGTAGGGAGGTAGCGGCATCTCGCCGATCTCATGGACTATGTCGAGCATCGCCGCGCCATCGGTGCGGAACTGCACGAGGCGCCCTCCCCTGTCATCGATCACGTCGACGACGAGTCCGGTCATCCTGCCGTCGGCGAACAGAAGACGGACCCCGGGCTGCACCTTTCTCCCTGGCTTGACCAAGCACTCCCAAGCGCCCTCGTAGCGCTCACGGAGCAGCAGCACCTCTATCGACGCGCCGGTCTCGTCTTTGACTCCGTTCAGGCGGGCGGGCAACACGCGCGTCTCATTGACCACCAGCAGGTCGTCGGGCACCAGGTACTCCGGCAGGTCGCTGAAGACCCGGTGATCCATCTGGCCACTGCCGCGGTCGACGACAAGCAGCCGACAGGAATCGCGCGGCTCGGAGGGACGCTGGGCGATGAGCCCACTCGGCAACTCGTAGTCGAAGTCCTCAGTGTGCACGCTGCTCCACCTCACGTACGGCGACGAATCCCCCCGAGTGTAGCGCACGACCCTGCCCGAAGGACCCCGCCGAGATGCTACGATACGCGGCGAATGAAGCGCCCCAAGTCCTCAGCCGATCTGCACGTCCACACGACCGCCTCCGATGGGACGGCCGGTCCTCGTGACGTGCTTGAATGGGCGTCGGAAGCCACGGACCTGTCGGTCATTGCGATCTGCGACCACAACACCAACGAAGGCGCCCTCGAGGCCGCGTCGCTCGCGCACGACTACCGCGTCGACGTGATCGTCGGTCAAGAGGTCGAGAGTTCGGACGGACATATCCTCGGGCTGTTCACTCCCACGAACGTACGCCCGGGAATGGACGCGCTCTCGACCATCGCGGCCATCCATGCCCAGGGTGGGCTCGCAATCGCCGCACACCCCTTTGCACCGAAGTGGTGGCACAAGCACGGTCTGTGCAGGGGCGAGCGCGAGGTCTACGAAACGGCGCCGTTCGATGGAATCGAAGTGGCCAACTCCACTCCGATGCTTATGCTTGCCAACTTCCACGCCCGGCGTTTCTGGCGCGAGCATCGCGGCCGGCTTGCTGCCACCGGGGGCAGCGATGCCCACATGCTCACCGTGGTCGGCACGAGCCGGACCTACTACCCCGGAGAGGGCGTGGACGATCTTCGGGCCGCGCTCGAGAATCGCACGACAACCGGGTGGGGCCCGAGCTTCCAGCCGCTTCGCATGGCGCGTTACGCGCGCAAGATCCCCGAGATACAGGCGCGGGATGCCGAGCGCAAGGCGCGCGAGCGTGCAGCCGGCATGGGCTGCGAGGAGTGTGGGGCTTGCGAGCCGGAAGTCCGCGAGAGACCCGTCGGCCCCGCTGCTCCCTAGCCCTCAGGGCATCGCCGCTGTGCTTCCTTCGTGCGTCGTCGGGCTTCTCGTTCCGCCTCCGCCTCGGCACGACTCGGGAGGCACCCGCAGTAGTTCTGCCGGTACATGCCCTCGGCGCGCGAGCGTCTCGTCGCGACCGGATAACGCTCCCGGTAGTCCCTCTCGATGAAGCCGATGCCCGCCTCCTGAGCTACCGCACGCCCCTCTTCGGCAATCGCTTCTGCGTCCTGGTACGGGCTGACACTCAGGGTCGTCGCCACCGCATCGACCCCATTGCGCGCCGCCCATTGCGCCACGAGCCCGAGCCGCACGCGATAGCACGCACGGCATCGCTCGGGCCGGGAAGCATCACCCGCCGCGTCACGCCACGTTTCGGGGCCCACATCGATCTCCACCGTCCGAATCCCGTGTGTGCGCGCGTAGCTTTCCAAGGTGTCCCGGCGCAGCACATACTCCTCGAGCGGCTGGATGTTGGGATTGGCGAATACGACGATCACCTCGTGACCCTCGCTCCGCAGCGCATCGAGCGGCTCAATCAGGCACGGGCCACAGCACGCATGGAGCGCGACCGTGTCGCGGGCTGACGACGACCGCAGGATTTCGCCGGTCATTCTTCGAGATGTGCCGGACGCGATCGCTGCCGCATGATGACGACGACCAGAACGACGACCGCCAATCCGAGCAGCACGAAGAGCCACGCAATGATCGTGTCGCCGCCCTCGCTTGAGGCCGTCGCGGGCGCCTTCCTGCGATACTCAAGCGTCACCGGAAGCGCTTCGCCTTCGTCAAGCGTCTGCGTCTCGAGCGCATACAGCGACTCGCCGATGTCGTTCATACTCGGCTTCCCGAACTGCTCAGGTGACGATTCTGAGAGCTCGGTCCCCGCCGGAAGCCTCACGGAGAAGAGCGTCTCACTGGCCGGCGCGCTCTGCACCCAGGGAAGTAGGACCTGCGTGGTGTCACCCTCGGTGACAAGCGACAGTGTCGACATATCGATCTGCGCTTCGCGTGTGGTGCTGATCTCGAACTCGGCGTACTGTCCCTTTGCGCCCATCTTCAGCACGAAGGGTCGAACGACGTCTGATTCCGGATTGACTCCCGAGATCTCACCCGCCCAGTCAACCTTCAACCCCTCGGGCACCGGAATGCGCACCGTTGCGGGCAGCGGCGTCCGATCCGGCACGGTCAGCGATGCGATCACGACGGCACCGCCGGGCACCTCCTCGGGCCACACCTGGACCTGCATCGCACCGGTGGCAAGCGGTGCGGCGGCAAGAGCACCCTGCGCTGCCAGCAGCACCCAGCCGATGCACAGGACGGCTGCCCAGACACCGCGCCTCATGAGGACACCTCCACCGAGGCGACCTTGGCGGCGGCCTGCGCCGTGTTCATCACAAGCATCGCCCTCGTCATCGGACCCACACCGCCGGGTACCGGAGTGATGGCAGAGGCCACCGCAGAGACGTCCGCGTAGTCGACGTCGCCCACGAGCCCGGCTTGCGTACGGTTGATGCCGACGTCGATGACCACGGCTCCCTCCTTCACATACTCAGCGGTGACCATTCCGGCTCGACCGACAGCGGCCACGAGGATGTCGGCTTCGCGACACACAGCAGGCAGATCGGCCGTACGGCTGTGACAGATGGTCACGGTGGCGTTTCGCTCAAGCAGCATCAGCGCCTGGGGCTTGCCGACGATGGCGGAGCGACCAATCACCACCGCACGCTTGCCGGCCACGTCGATCCCGTAGTGGTCGAGCAGCGCCATCACGCCCCACGGCGTACAGGCCCGCGGGCCGGGCAGCCCTCGCACCAGGCGTCCAAGGTTCTCAGGATGCAGTCCGTCTACGTCCTTCTCGGCCGAGACGCGTGCCAGCACAGCTTCTTCATCCAGATGTGAGGGCAGCGGCAGCTGGACGAGGATTCCGTGCACCATCGGATCGGCGTTGCACTCATCGATGAGTGCGATCAGCTCCTCCTGCGTCGTCTCAGCTGCCAGCCGATGATCGATTGATCTGATTCCGACGTCCGCGCAGTCCTGCTCCTTCATCCGGACGTAGCTGTGCGACGCGGGGTCATCGCCCACCAGTACGACCGCAAGTCCGGGCTCGACCCCCGCCTGCCGCACGCGATCGATGAGCCGTGCCGCGCGCGCCTTAGTTGCTTCGGCCACCAGGCGCCCATCTATGGTCGTCGTCACTGTCACAGTCCCTTCGTCTCTAGAAGAGCCGGCGAATCGTACCGTCGTGCTCGATATCGATCCTCTCGCCTGCGGGTCGTGCCGGCAGACCGGGTAAGGTCATGATGTCGCCACACCGTGCGTAAAGGAACCCGAGCGCCTTCGCATGATCCGAATCGGAGACGGACAGTTTATCACTCGCCTGAGCAACCACTTCAGCGCGACGCGTCTGCGGCCTTGACCGCGGACAGCAGCGACTTGAACTCCGGAGTACCAGCCACGCCTACCAACTCGTAGCCAAGGGACTCAGCCAGGGTGATGACCGCACCCGCGCGCCCGAGCCGCTCCATCGACGTAGCGTGAGCGTAGAGATCCCGGCTGCAGCATGCATCTGCGACGACGTGCACGTCGTAGCCCTCGCGGATCCCCGAGAGCGCGGTCTGGGTGACGCAGATGTGTGACTCCATGCCGACAAGTACCAGTTGGCGACGCCCGGCACCACCGACCGCCTCGGCGAAGTGCGGTTCTGCGAAGCAGTCAAAGCTCATCTTGTCGACACGCGTCACCGACGCTCCCGCCGATTCGATCTCCTTTTGAACCCCGTCGATCTCAACCACGAGGTCGCCGAGGCCTTGCGGGTACTGTCTGGTCACGACGATCGGAACCCCGACGATTCCTGCGGCTCGCATGACGAGACCGGAGGACGCGACGACCTCTTCTCGGCGCTGCATCACCGTGGCGAGCCGATCCTGGATGTCGATGACGATCACCATGGCCTGATCACGGTCGGCCACGCTCATGGGGGGTATCACGGGTGTGCGCCTCCTGCCCAAGATCGACGACCGCTGCGCGAGGAGCGATCAAGTGGACTGATTGTATCCCTGTCCGACGAGGGGTAAGAACTCCCTAGCCGGCGAGCGGCCGGCAGCAATCCGCGAAAGACACCGATAAGGAGCAGACATGAGTGACGCACCCGTCCTCGCCGGCCTCAACAAGGTCGACGACATCGATTCAGCCGGTGACTACGAGAAGAAACACACCCCGTTCATCGAGTGCACGCGTGACGGCGACTCGGTACACGTCCGCGTGAAGGTGGGCCACTACGTCGGCCACCCCAACATGCCCGACCACTTCATCGAGTGGATTGCGGTTCACGCCGCTGGCGTGCCTGTTGCACGGTTCGACCTGTCCGCAGTCGTGATGGACCCCGAGGTGTCGTGCGTGCTGCACGTCGATCCCGGGACGCATGTGGCCGCGATGGAGAGCTGCAACCTGCACGGCGTGTGGGTAGCCGAGACGGTGGCACCCTGACACTCAGGGTCATCCCGAAGGGCCTGACTTCCACCACAACCACTGACGCCCCTCACCGCAACGCGGGGGGCGTCAGTTGGCGCGACCGGGGTCGAGTAGCGCCTGCACCGCCTCGGCCTGCGAGCGCCTGAGAGACGCCTCCATCAGTTCGGCCTGCCCCTCGAGGATCTCAGCCTCGGCATGGAGCGCCTCGGCCAGCAGGGCGATGACTCGGTCATCGGTGACGTTGAGCTCGATCAGGGCCGCCAGCGACTCGGGGGCAAGCCGACGGGCCACGGCAGGGTCGACAGCGAGCGCGAGGACGACCGCCTGATCGATGAGCTCGAGTGACTCTTCGCTGTCGCGGACGCCGACACGCGACAGCGCCTGCCGGATGAGCGAACCCATCTGTTCGATCAGACGCAAGATGTAGTCAGACTGATACTGCACGTCGTGCCTCTCTGCTGACCTACTCGAGCTTCGCCGCTGCGATTCCCTCGGTGCCAAGCACCTCTCGAAGCCGATCGTAGCGCCGCCGCTCGGCCTTCTCGATACGAGGAGTACCGCTCGTGCCCACATAGAATATCCCGTCGTAGCTCGAATCGCCCTCGACGGTGGCGTTGGACGTCCTGCTCGCCTTCGACAGCGCGGTGAGCATCGGTGACGGATCCTTGAGCAGCAGCATTCCCTCGGCGTCGGCCTTCTCGTAGGCGGTTCGATGCAGAACGCGGCCCCAGAGCGTCACTATCCACGCAGCCGTCAGCACGGCCACGTAGGTGATCGCCGCCACGACGGCGAGGAACAGCACGATGCCGATGATGCCGAAGCATCCTCCGGCGTCAGCGTCGTCGAGGTCGATGCACCCCGTGCAACTCGTGTCGCCACACCCTGAGTTCACGCAGCCGGTGTCGACGCATCCTCCGTTCGCGCAACCGGCATCGGCGGCCGCGCCCGCAACGCCGCCCGCTGCCCGGTTGAACCCCCGGATCGCCTTGATCGGACCCATGAGTGCCGCCAGCGCCGTCCCGAACATGATGTCGCCGGCCAGAATACGCGCGGTGAGCGTCGCCACAACCGCACGCTGCTCGTCAGGCGACATCGCCGAGAGGAACCCCGGAGTCACCCCGATCAACGGCTTGGAGCGCGTGGTGCCCAGTGCGAGAGCGTTCACCCCGTCAGCCGGACCCTCAAGCAGCACGATGCGTGGCGGCTCGGCCAGCCCCGCGGCAAGCGCCATGTCGGCCACCGCCATCTCAAGCGCTGGCGCCTCGCCGGGAGCGAAGTCGCGCCCCTTGAATCGAGCACGAACCCAATCCTCAGCGTTTGACAGCTGGATCGCGGCAAGAAGCGCTCCGCTGGCAAGGAGAAGACCAAACGTCGAAGCGACGACGATGGCAAGCCGGGAGAAGTACACCTCGGTATCGCTGGCCAGCAGCGACAACAGCGTCCCGGGGACCACGATCATGGCAAACTCCAGCAACACCGCCGAGCCAAGGATGAACAGTACGACGAAGACCGCGATCTTAGTGCGATTCGCATCAACTCGCCGCCACAACGGTTCGATTCTGAGCCTTCGCGCTTCGTCGCCGGTCACGTGCCACCCCCTCACGATGGATTCTAGAGCATCAGCGGCCGGCCCACGTCAGACAGCATGCTCGCACGGCACGCCGACGAAACGGGGGACCCGACCCAACGATCAAGGGGCGGCCCCTTCGCGGGACCGCCCCTTGCACTCGTCAATCAAACGCCCTTGTAGCTCGAGGACTAGGATTTAGTAACGTTGCTCGCCTGATCCTTGCCGTTACGGCCCTGGGTGACGTCGAACTCAACGGCCTGACCCTCGTCGAGGGTCTTGAAGCCGTCGCCCTGGATCTCGCTGAAGTGGACGAAAAGATCCTCTCCGCCCTCACGCTCGATGAAGCCGTAGCCCTTGTCCGGGTTGAACCACTTGACGGTACCGGTAGCCATGCAAACCCTACTTTCCGCCCCCTGCTGGGGCAAAACATAGCGACGCGCTCCCCCGTGCTGTCAGGATCGCCAGCGCGAGTCGCACGCCGCAAACCTAAGGAACCGCTTTCGGCTCCGCCGAGATTATGGGCGAACATAACGGGGCTTGTCGAGTGACCTAGAACAGACCTTCTTGCTCGGGTGCGGATGCAGGCCGCGGGAGGCCCAGATGGTCGTAGGCGCGCGCCGTGGCCTGCCGTCCCTTAGGGGTCCTCACAATGAAGCCCAACTGAAGCAGATACGGTTCGTAGACGTCCTCGAGCGTCTCGGGGTCTTCTCCGGTGGCGCTCGCCAGCGTGCTCAACCCGACCGGCCGACCGGCGAACGTCTCAGCCAGTGTGGTGAGGATTCGCACATCCATCCAGTCAAGACCCATGTGGTCGACCTCGAAGAAACCGAGCGCCTCCGCTGCGATATCCTCGCTGATCACACCTGAGTGCCGTACCTGGGCGTAGTCACGAACGCGCTTGAGCAGACGGTTGGCCAGACGAGGGGTCCCTCTGCCTCTACGAGCGATCTCCGTGGCGCCCTCCGAGTCAATCTGGACGCCAAGAATGCCTGCAGACCGCTCGACGATGGCCTGCAGTTCATCGGTGCTGTAGTAGTCGAGTCGGAACGCCATGCCGAAGCGGTCGCGTAGCGGACCCGTCAGCAGGCCGGTCCGCGTTGTGGCTCCGATGAGAGTGAAACGCTGGAGTTCGAGCCTCAGTGAGCGCGCGGCGGGGCCCTTGCCGATGACGATGTCGAGTACGAAGTCCTCCATCGCAGGGTAGAGAATCTCCTCGACGACGCGATTCAATCGATGAATCTCGTCGATGAAGAGTACGTCGTCGGGCTCCAGGTTCGTCAGTATTGCGGCGAGGTCACCGGCCCGCTCTATCGCCGGACCACTCGTCGTCTTGAGCCGGACCCCGAGCTCCGATGCAATGACCCCGGCAAGCGTCGTCTTCCCTAGCCCGGGCGGTCCTGACAGCAGAATGTGGTCGAGAGGTTCATTGCGCTGCTTGGCAGCCTCGATCAGCACGGCGAGGTTGTCTTTGACCCGCGCCTGCCCGAGATACTCGGCCAGTCGCTTCGGCCTGAGCGAGCGTTCGATCTCCAGGTCTTCCTCGACCACGCTGGCAGAGACCAGGCGTTCGACCTCATCGGGATCGCCCGTACTGCCGGCCTCCCAAACCGTGCTCATCGCACTTCGCCCCCCGCGCCGCACGCCGTCATCACGCACTGCCCAGTCGAGTCAGTGCCGTGCGCACCAACGCGGCGGAGTCATCACCGCGGGCGCCCTTGAGCGCCACTGCGACCTCGGCTGCACTGAACCCCATCGCGAGCAACGCCTCTCGTGCGTCCGCTGCAGGAGCCGATCCAGCGCGAGGAGCGCCACCCGGCGACGTCGGCCCGCTCAGGGCGCCGAGCTTGTCTGCCAAGTCGAGAATGATGCGTTGAGCGGTCTTGCTGCCGATGCCCGGAACGCCGGATATGAGGGCGACGTCTTGGGTAGCGACCGCCTCGGCCAGGGCGTCGGGCGTGAGCGCGGAAAGCACAGCCAGCGCCACCTTCGGGCCGACGCCGGAGACGGTGAGTAGTGCGCCGAAAGCTTCACGCTCGTCCTCCGAACCGAAGCCGTACAGGGTGAGCTCATCCTCCCGGACATGAAGATGGGTGTGAACCGTCGCCGTGTCCCCCTCCGTCGGAAGTGCGGCAAGCGAGTTGGTGCTCATGTTCAACCTGAGTCCGACTCCGCCGACTTCGATGACGGCATACCCCGCCGCCCGCGCATGGACGCGTCCCGTGACGAAGGAGATCATGCGCCCACCGCTTCTGCGGTCGCGATACCCCACCCGTGAAGCCGGGCATGAGTGAGCGCGGCCGCCAGCGCGTCAGCGGCATGATCGGGCTTCGGGTCGTGGTCGAGTCCGAGCGCCGCGCGCACCATGTAGGTGACCTGGCGCTTGTCAGCCGTGCCCGTGCCGACCACGACGCTCTTGATCTGGACAGGCGAGTACTCGGCGAGCGTGATGTCGTGGCCCGCCAACGCGAGCAGCGCCACACCTCTGGCCTGCCCCGTGGCGAAAGCGCTCTTCGCATTCGTGCCGAAGAAGATGCTCTCGATGGCGCACGCGTCGGGCCTGAATCGCCCGACCACGGCACGCACTTCATCGTGAATGAGTGTCAGGCGCGCGGGGAGCTCTTGGCTCGCGGCGGTCTTGATGCAGCCGTAGGCGAGCGGCTCACAGCGCGGACCCTCGACTCGCACGACACCCCAGCCGGTGTTGGCAAGACCCGGGTCGATGCCGAGGACTATCAGGGTCATCCCTCCCGCGTCTCGTGCGCGACGGCGCTCCAATCGAACATATGTTCAGGGTAGCGCACAGGGGTGACACCGTAAAGCGACCGAGTTGCCTCACCTAAAATGTCGTCCAAATTGATTCGTTGCCTCACATAAGAATGTCGTCGAAGCGTAGCGTCGGTCTCGTCGGGTCATTCGACGACGAGGAGGCGCGACAAAGGTGCCTTTGACGATGGCTGAGAAGC of the Coriobacteriia bacterium genome contains:
- a CDS encoding formate--tetrahydrofolate ligase produces the protein MVAQASDKLSVSDSDHAKALGFLYARCGDIMTLPGLPARPAGERIDIEHDGTIRRLF
- a CDS encoding isochorismatase family protein, with translation MIPPMSVADRDQAMVIVIDIQDRLATVMQRREEVVASSGLVMRAAGIVGVPIVVTRQYPQGLGDLVVEIDGVQKEIESAGASVTRVDKMSFDCFAEPHFAEAVGGAGRRQLVLVGMESHICVTQTALSGIREGYDVHVVADACCSRDLYAHATSMERLGRAGAVITLAESLGYELVGVAGTPEFKSLLSAVKAADASR
- a CDS encoding desulfoferrodoxin family protein; its protein translation is MSDAPVLAGLNKVDDIDSAGDYEKKHTPFIECTRDGDSVHVRVKVGHYVGHPNMPDHFIEWIAVHAAGVPVARFDLSAVVMDPEVSCVLHVDPGTHVAAMESCNLHGVWVAETVAP
- a CDS encoding cold-shock protein; this translates as MATGTVKWFNPDKGYGFIEREGGEDLFVHFSEIQGDGFKTLDEGQAVEFDVTQGRNGKDQASNVTKS
- the ruvB gene encoding Holliday junction branch migration DNA helicase RuvB, with product MSTVWEAGSTGDPDEVERLVSASVVEEDLEIERSLRPKRLAEYLGQARVKDNLAVLIEAAKQRNEPLDHILLSGPPGLGKTTLAGVIASELGVRLKTTSGPAIERAGDLAAILTNLEPDDVLFIDEIHRLNRVVEEILYPAMEDFVLDIVIGKGPAARSLRLELQRFTLIGATTRTGLLTGPLRDRFGMAFRLDYYSTDELQAIVERSAGILGVQIDSEGATEIARRGRGTPRLANRLLKRVRDYAQVRHSGVISEDIAAEALGFFEVDHMGLDWMDVRILTTLAETFAGRPVGLSTLASATGEDPETLEDVYEPYLLQLGFIVRTPKGRQATARAYDHLGLPRPASAPEQEGLF
- the ruvA gene encoding Holliday junction branch migration protein RuvA, with product MISFVTGRVHARAAGYAVIEVGGVGLRLNMSTNSLAALPTEGDTATVHTHLHVREDELTLYGFGSEDEREAFGALLTVSGVGPKVALAVLSALTPDALAEAVATQDVALISGVPGIGSKTAQRIILDLADKLGALSGPTSPGGAPRAGSAPAADAREALLAMGFSAAEVAVALKGARGDDSAALVRTALTRLGSA
- the ruvC gene encoding crossover junction endodeoxyribonuclease RuvC, which produces MTLIVLGIDPGLANTGWGVVRVEGPRCEPLAYGCIKTAASQELPARLTLIHDEVRAVVGRFRPDACAIESIFFGTNAKSAFATGQARGVALLALAGHDITLAEYSPVQIKSVVVGTGTADKRQVTYMVRAALGLDHDPKPDHAADALAAALTHARLHGWGIATAEAVGA